CCGGTACTGCTCGCTTCATGCAGCGATGTCACCTGCTGCAGATTCGTTAGCTTGCGCAACTCACTCATGCGTTGCTCATGCTTTTGCTGCAAAACAGCCTGTTGCTGCGGCGTTAGCAGGTGATACATCTGGTTGCGGATGCGGGACATTTCGACCTGCCGCGCAACCTGTGCCTGTGCTAACTTTTCTGCCTGCGCCCTGACGGCTGCTTCATTAAATTCTTCTGCAATCACTAAATTATGCAGTGTTTCTAAGTCGTTTACGTTAACGGGAGGACGCTCATGTTGCGTTTGCTGCATCAGATCCCGCATCTGCTGACGCTGCTGCTCCGAAAGCTTAATGCCGTCAAACATCTGGCTTTGCGGATTTTGCGCTATGCTGCCAGTCAACGCTTCGCCCGGCTGATGCATCCCGTCAATCGTCGTAACGTCTGCTGCCCATGCGCTGGAGTAACTAAAAACCACCGAGGCTGAAGCAAAGACGACGGCGGTTACCTTGCGCATCGTTTACTCCCACATTCGTTTGCGTCATTTGATTTAACGAGATTCAGACTACAGGGATAGCTGCAAACTAGCGTCAGGGGGTGTAAAACTACGTAAAGCGATGGAATGGGGTGTGCGATCACGCTATTTTGCCTGCGGAGGGCTTAAGAAAATGAATAAAATCCTGTTGGTAGATGATGACCGCGAATTAACTTCGCTGCTGAAAGAACTGCTTGAAATGGAAGGGTTTAATATTGTTGTCGCCTCTGATGGCGAACAGGCCTTGAACCTGCTTGACGACTCGATTGACCTGTTATTGCTCGACGTGATGATGCCCCGGAAAAACGGCATCGATACCTTAAAAGAACTGCGCCAGCAGTACCAGACGCCGGTCATTATGCTGACCGCGCGCGGCAGCGAACTGGACCGCGTACTGGGCCTGGAGCTGGGCGCGGATGATTACCTGCCGAAACCTTTCAATGACCGCGAACTGGTGGCGCGCATTCGCGCAATCCTGCGTCGTTCCAGCTGGAGCGAACAGCAGCAGCAGCACGACAACAGCTCCCCGACGCTGGAAGTGGACTGTCTGCGCCTGAACCCGGGGCGTCAGGAAGCGAGCTTCGATAACGTGACGCTGGATCTGACCGGCACCGAATTCACTCTGCTCTATCTACTGGCGCAGCATTTGGGCCAGGTGGTCTCTCGCGAGCATCTGAGCCAGGAAGTGCTGGGCAAACGCCTGACGCCGTTCGATCGCGCTATCGATATGCATATCTCCAACCTGCGCCGTAAACTGCCTGAGCGCCGCGATGGCCACCCCTGGTTTAAAACGTTGCGCGGCCGTGGATACCTGATGGTTTCCGCATCATGATAAGCAGTTTGACCACCCGCATCTTCGCCATCTTCTGGTTAACCCTGGCGCTGGTTTTGATGCTGGTGCTAATGCTTCCCAAGCTCGACTCACGTCAGCTTACGTCGCTGCTGGAAAGCGAGCAGCGACAGGGCACCATGATTGAGCAGCACGTTGAAGCGGAACTGATGCAGGATCCGCCGAACGACCTGATGTGGTGGCGTCGGCTGTTCCGCGCCATTGATAAATGGGCGCCGCCCGGTCAGCGCCTGCTGCTGGTCACCAGCGAAGGGCGGGTGATCGGCGCGCAGCACAACGAAATGCAGATTATCCGTAACTTTATCGGCCAGTCTGACAATGCCGACCACCCGCAGAAAAAGAAATATGGCCGCGTCGAACTGGTCGGCCCCTTTGCCGTACGCGACGGCGAGGACAACTACCAGCTTTACCTGATGCGTCCGGCCAGCAGTTCGCAGCTCGACTTTATCAACCTGCTGTTTGATCGCCCGCTGCTGCTCCTGATCGTTACCATGCTGATCAGTTCGCCGCTGCTGCTCTGGCTGGCCTGGAGCCTGGCGAAGCCAGCGCGCAAGCTGAAACACGCGGCGGATGAGGTGGCGAGCGGCAATCTGCGCCAGCATCCGGAACTGGAAGCGGGGCCGCAGGAGTTTCTCGCCGCCGGCTCCAGCTTCAACCAGATGGTCAGCGCGCTGGAGCGGATGATGACGGCGCAGCAGCGTCTGCTGTCCGACATCTCGCATGAGTTGCGCACCCCGCTAACGCGCCTGCAGCTGGCGACGGCGCTGATGCGTCGCCGCTACGGCGAAGGCAAAGAGCTGGGGCGCATCGAGCTGGAGGCGCAGCGCCTTGACGGCATGATCAACGACCTGCTGGTGCTGTCGCGCACGCAGCACAAAAATGCGCTGGTCAGCGAGGCGATGAAGGCGAACCATCTCTGGAACGGCGTACTGGAAGACGCGAAGTTCGAAGCGGAGCAGATGGGGAAAAAGCTGGAGGTGCCCTATCCGCCGGGTCCCTGGCCGCTCTACGGCAACCCGCACGCGCTGGAAAGCGCGCTGGAGAACATTGTCCGCAATGCGCTACGCTACTCGCACTCGCATATCTCAGTCAGTTTTTCGGTGGACAATCAGGGAATTACAGTACATGTGGATGACGACGGCCCGGGCGTCAGCGCGGAAGATCGCGAACAGATTTTTCGTCCCTTCTATCGCACTGATGAAGCGCGCGACCGCGAATCAGGCGGGACCGGCCTGGGGCTGGCCATCGTGGAAACCGCCGTTCAGCAGCATCGCGGCTGGGTGAAAGCGGATGACAGCCCGCTTGGCGGCCTGCGTCTGACCATCTGGCTGCCGCTGTACTCTGTGCGCTAATTTGATATGCTTCGGCCCTCGTTATCGGGGGCCTTATGCTGAATATCGTCTTATTTGAACCTGAAATACCGCCTAACACCGGCAACATCATCCGTCTGTGCGCCAATACCGGCTTCCAGCTGCATCTGATTGAGCCGCTGGGCTTTGCCTGGGATGATAAGCGTCTGCGCCGCGCCGGGCTGGATTATCATGAATTTACCGCGATTAAACGCCACGCCAGCTTTGAGGATTTCTGCCTCAACGAGAAGCCGGAGCGTCTGTTTGCGCTGACCACCAAAGGCACGCCCGCCCACAGCGCGGTCAGCTACCAGGCAGGCGATTATCTGCTGTTTGGCCCGGAAAGCCGCGGCCTGCCAGATACCATTCTGGGCGCCCTGCCGCCGCAGCAAAAAATCCGTATTCCCATGCTGGCGCAGAGCCGTAGTATGAATCTGTCGAATGCGGTTTCGGTGGTGGTGTACGAAGCCTGGCGCCAGCTGGACTATAGCGGTGCGCTGCTGAAAAGCTAAGCCCGACAGCGCATTGCGCCGCGATCAGATGCCGTCGCCGAATTCAAACCCCGGCACGGTGCCGTTGAAGTGCTGATCCATATCCATTGAGGGTTTTTCGCTGGCCGGTTTGCCGACGATGCGCGCCGGCACGCCGGCGGCGGTGGTGTGGGGCGGCACCGGCTGCAGTACCACCGAACCGGCGCCGATTTTCGCGCCACGTCCCACTTCGATATTACCGAGGATTTTCGCGCCCGCGCCAATCATCACCCCTTCACGAATTTTCGGATGACGATCGCCGCTGGTTTTGCCGGTCCCGCCCAGCGTGACCGACTGCAGAATAGAGACATCGTTTTCCACGACCGCCGTTTCGCCAATCACAATGCCGGTAGCGTGGTCGAGCATAATGCCGCAGCCGATGCGCGCTGCCGGATGGATATCCACGGCGAAAGAGACAGAAATTTCGTTTTGCAGGTAGACCGCCAGCGCCCGGCGGCCCTCATTCCACAGCCAATGGCCGATGCGGTAAGCCTGCAGGGCATGAAAACCTTTCAGGTAGAGCAGCGGCGTGGAGTATTTGTCGATAGCCGGGTCGCGCAGCAGCACCGCCTGAATATCGCGTGCGGCGGCGGCAATCATCGACGGATCCTGACGATACGCCTCTTCAACGATCTCCCGGATGGCGATCGCCGGCATAATGGCATTTGCCAGCTTGTTCGCCAGCATATAGCTTAGCGCGCCCTCCAGGTTTTCATGCTTAAGCAACGTCGCATGGAAAAAGCTGGCCAGCATCGGTTCACAATCCGCAAGGGCTCGCCCTTCTGCTTTGATGTTATTCCAGACCAGCTTCAGTTCTTCATCCGACATTGCTCTCTCCCGATAAAAAAATAGCGTCCGGTTAGCCCGGAACGCCACAGGTATCACAGCCGGGACTCCGCCTCAGCGACTGCTGTTTTCATCCCTACGGGCACGCCCCAGCAAACTCAATGCTGCCTCGCGCGCTGATTTTTCGCAATACAATACCTGATAAATTTGCTCGGTTATCGGCATCTCGACGCCGTAGCGCGCCGCCAGCGCCCTCACCTCTTTGGTGTTGCGATAGCCTTCAACCACCTGACCAATTTGCGCCTGGGCGCTTTCCACATCCACGCCCTGGCCCAGCATCATGCCGAAGCGGCGGTTGCGCGACTGGTTGTCGGTACAGGTCAGCACCAGATCGCCCAGCCCTGCCATGCCCATAAAGGTGGTGGGATCGGCACCCAGCGCTTCGCCAAGGCGGCTCATTTCCGCCAGGCCGCGCGTAATCAGCGCGGTACGGGCGTTGGCGCCGAAACCGATGCCGTCTGAAATCCCGGCGCCGATGGCGATCACGTTTTTCACCGCGCCGCCCAGCTGCACGCCGATAAAATCAGGATTGTTGTAAACGCGGAAGCTTTTGCCGCAGTGCAGCAGCTGTTGCAGATCGTCGGCGAACTGCGGATCGGTGGCGGCCAACGCAATGGCGGTCGGCAAGCCGGCAGCCAGCTCTTTGGCGAAGGTAGGGCCGGAGATCACCGCCAGCGGCAGCGCATCGCCTACAATTTCGCGCGCCACATCCTGCAGCAGGCGGCCGGTTTCGCGCTCCAGCCCTTTCGTGGCCCAAACGATCCGCGAATCGGGACGCAAATGCGGCCTGACCTGGGCCAGCACTTCGCCGAATACGTGGCTCGGCACCACAATCAACAGATCGCGGCTGGCGGCGACGGCGTCGGCCAGATCGGGTTCGGTCGAAAGGGTATCGGGGAAAGGCACGTCCGGCAGAAAGGCGGCGTTGCAGCGATCGGTTTCCAGCTGTGCTAAATGCTGAGGATTATGGCCCCACAACAGCACCTGATGGCCGTTGCGGGCGAGGGTAATGGCCAATGCGGTGCCGTAAGATCCGGCACCCAGCACGGTAACTGACGCGTTACGCTTATTCATCAGGCATCCTGACGAGGTTCGCCGCCTTCTTGCTGCTGCAGGTAGTTCATAAACAGCGCATCGAAGTTGACCGGCGCAAGGTTAAGCTGCGGGAAGGTGCCGCGTGAAACCAGGCTGGTGATGCATTCACGGGCGTACGGGAACAGAATATTCGGGCAGTAGGCGCCGAGGCAGTGTGCCATCTGGGTGCCTTCGATGCCGGAAATGGTGAAGATGCCTGCCTGCTGCACTTCACACAGGAAAGCGGTGTCGGTGCCGACGGAAGCCGTCACGGTCACGCGCAGCACAACTTCGTAAACGCCGTCGCCCAGCTGGCTGGATGCGGTGTCCAGGTCCAGTTTCACTTCCGGCTCCCACTCTTTCTGGAAAACCTGCGGCGCGTTAGGCGCTTCAAAAGAAATATCTTTCGTATAGATACGCTGGATCTGGAATGACATTTCGCTGGTGTTTTGTTCTGACATTGTTATTGAGTCCTGTTAGTTAAAAAAATCCATCGTTACGCCAGTGGCCATTACTTCAGCAGAGGATCAAGCCCTTCGCGGCTGTCCAGCGCGTAAAGATCGTCGCAGCCGCCAATGTGCTGCGCATCGATAAAAATCTGCGGTACGGTCGTGCGGCCGCTGCGCTTGATCATCTCTTCGCGCTTGTTCGCATCGCCATCAATAGGGATTTCCTGGAAAGCGACGCCCTTTTGCGCCAGCAGCGCTTTTGCCCGATGGCAGTAAGGACAGGTCGCTTTGGTATACATCTCTACGTTAGCCATATTCAGCACCTTATGAAGTTATTTGCCACGCACCAGCGGCAGATTTTCACTGCTCCAGCCTGCGACGCCGTCTTTCAGCACGCTGACCTGTTCAAAACCTGCCGCGTTCAGTTGAGCGGCGGATTCGAATGCGGAATTACCTGTCGCGCACACTACAATTATGGGCTGGGCTTTATGCTTTTCCAGCTCGCCGAAGCTGCCCTTTTTAATATCCGCCGCCTGAATATTATGTGCGCCGGAAATGTGACCTTTACGAAACTCATCGCGGGAGCGGGTATCGACGACAACCGCATCTTCCTTGTTAATTAAACGCGTAGCTTCACCGCGGCTGATGGTTTTAACTTTGGAAAACATGCCTTTAAAGGTGGTCACGATTACCAAAACCAGCAGCACGACCCATGCCAGACAGAGAATGGGGTGATTGCTTGCGAATTGCATAATTTCTTGCATGAGGGGTAACAACTCCCGACAGGGTTAATAAGCGAAAATGAGGTTTCTGAGTATACCTGCGCCACTTCTCATGTACAGTCGTGAAGCGGACAGAGTGTCGTTTTCTGCGGCATAAAGAGGAAAAAAATTGCCACGGCGCCAACATCGCGGAAACGAAACGCGCAAAAGGCGCGGCAAAGCGCATAATTATCCGCTAAGGTCCTTTTAACAGAGCGAACGGCCTGTTTTCAGCAGCTATTGCGTAGTTAAAGCGTCAGCTTTGACATGAACAGAAACGGAAAAGCGCGGCCGATTGCTGGCAAGCCGCTATTCATCGTGGAATAATCGGTTCTTATGAGGGAAAAAGCATCAGTTTTACACACATGGACTCCAGGTAACTTTATGGCCTGTTACGCGCCGTTACGCAGCAGTTTGTCCGCGCTTTCCGCCAGCCTGTTATGCGCTGGCGCGCTGCTGTTGCCGCTTCACGCCGGCGCAGCGGAGGACAGCAAGTCACAGCTTAAATCCATTCAGCAGGATATTGCGGAAAAAGAAAAAAGCGTCCGGCTGCAGAAAGAGCAGCGCAGCAAGCTGCTTGACCAGCTGCAGAGCCAGGAGAAAGTGATTGCCGAAGCCAGCCGCAAGTTGCGCCAGACGCAGCAGCAGCTGACCCGCCTGAACAAAGATATCGATGCCCTCACCCACTCTATCGAGCGGCTGCAAAAGCAGCAGGCGCAGCAGGAAAACCTGCTGGCGCAACAGCTTGACGCCGCGTTCCGTCAGGGCAAACACAGCGGCCTGCAATTGCTGCTCAGTGGTGAAGAGAGCCAGCGCAACGAGCGCATTCTTTCCTACTTCGGCTACCTCAATGAAGCGCGTCAGAAAACCATTGGCGAACTGCAGCAAACGCGCCGCGATCTCGCGGCGCAAAAAGCCGATCTGCTGAATAAGCAAAATCAGCAGAAGGCGTTGCTCAGCGAGCAGCAAACTCAGCAGGGACGGCTGGAAGAGGCGCGCGTCGCGCGGAAAAAAACGCTGGCCACGCTGGAAAATGCGCTGGAGAAAGATCAGGCCGATCTGGTGGAAATGCGCCAGAACGAAAGCCGTCTGCAGGATAAAATTGCCCGCGCCGAGCGTGAAGCCAAAGCGCGCGCCGAACGCGAAGCCCGCGAGGCGGAGCAGGTGCGTAAACGCCAGGCGCAGGCGAAGGCGAAAGGCTCCACCTATAAACCGACCGAAAGCGAACGCTCGTTGATGTCGCGCACCGGCGGTCTTGGCCGTCCCGGCGGCCAGGCGTTCTGGCCGGTACGCGGCCATATTGAACATCGCTTCGGTGAGGCGTTGCAGGGCGAGCTGCGCTGGAAAGGTCTGGTGATCGATGCGCCGGAAGGCACCGAAGTCAAAGCGATCGCCGACGGGCGCGTGCTGATGGCCGACTGGCTGCAGGGCTACGGCCTGGTGGTGGTGGTCGAGCATGGCAAAGGCGACATGAGCCTGTACGGCTATAACCAGAGCGCGCTGGTCAGCACCGGCGATCAGGTCAGGGCCGGCCAGCCGATTGCGCTGGTCGGCACCAGCGGCGGCCGCGGCACGCCGTCGCTCTATTTCGAAATCCGTCGTCAGGGACAGGCGGTCAACCCACTCCCGTGGTTAGGAAGATAGTTTTGTTTTCAGTGAAAAAAATTGCCGCCGCGCTGGGCGGCCTGCTGCTGCTCGGTTCGGCCAACGCCGGTAAGCTCGCCATCGTGATCGATGATTTCGGCTACCGCCCGCAGCAGGAAAATCAGGTGCTGCAGATGCCCAACGCCATTTCGGTCGCGGTGCTGCCTACCGCCCCGCACGCGCATGAAATGGCGACCAAAGCGCATCAGCGCGGCCATGAAGTGCTTATCCACCTGCCGATGGCGCCGCTCAGCAAGCAGCCGCTGGAGCGCGACACGCTGCAGCCGGAGATGGGTCAGGAAGAGATCGCGCGCATTATCCGCAACGCGGTAGCGAACGTGCCCTATGCCGTCGGCATGAATAACCATATGGGCAGCAAGATGACTTCCAGCCTGCCGGGAATGCTTAAGGTGATGCAGGTGCTGGATCACTATAATCTCTACTTTCTCGACAGCATGACGATTGGCAACAGCCAGGCGACGCGCGCCGCCGCGGGTACCCAGGTGAAGGTGATTAAGCGCCGCGTCTTCCTCGACGATAACCAGAACGAAGCGGAAATCCGCAAACAGTTTAATCGCGCAGTGCATCTGGCGCAGCGCAACGGCTCCGCGATCGCCATCGGCCATCCCCATCCCACCACCGTTCGCGTGCTGCAGCAGATGCTGCCAGCCCTGCCTGCGGATATTACGCTGGTGCGTCCCAGCCAGCTGCTGAACGAGCCGCAGCGCGACGGGCCGGCCGCTGTGCCCGCACAACCGACGTCGCCGCCGAAGCCGCATAATCCGTTCCGCGGCCTTGCCGTATGCCAGACGCCGCAGCCGGTGCCGCCGGTGCCGGCGACGCGTGCGCTGTCGGTCATTGCCGACAGTGTTCAGCAGAGCGCGCTGGTGCAAAAAATAGGCAGCCTGTTCTGATCGGTTGCCCATCGTCAGGGCGGCAGTAAATCACTATAATGCCGCCCTGATATTTCACCTTCCGTGGGCGTAAGGATAGGACGCGATGACGCAACCTCGACAAAAAATCCTGTTATTGGATAACGGCAGAGAATGGGGCGGCGGCACAAATAGCATGCTGGAGCTGCTCAAACGCGTCGATCGTGACCGTTTCGATATAACCTGCTGTTTTTATTACAACTATCAGCGCGGCGAAGGTGAAACGATCGAATCGGTACTGACGGCGCTTGGCATACCGGTGGTCTTTATTCCGCAGCGCAAGCAGCCGCTTTCCGCCAAGCTGCAGAAAGAGCTGCTGCGTGCGTTGCTGTTTTTCAGCCGTCCGCTGAAAAAACGCGTCACCGATGCGATCGATCGCAGCTGGCGCGTGGCGCCGAACGCCCGCAGCCTGCGCGAGCTGCTGCTGCAGGGCGGCTACCAGACGCTTTATATGAACAATCAGCCCAGCACCAACGTAGAGGGTTATCTGGCGGTGAAAGATCTGCCTGTTGGCCTGGTGCAGCATTGTCGTATCGAACCCCAGCTCACTCCCTCGCTGGTGGAGATGATCAACCAGCGCGTCGATGCGATTATCGCCGTCTCTCACGGCGTCAGCCAGACGCTGCGCGACGGCGGCGTCGATGCCGCGCGCTGCTTCACGGTATCCAACGCGATCGATATCCACCAGCCGCTGCCCGATCGCGCGACCGTACGCGCCCGGCTTGGCCTGCCGACCGATAGCTTTCTCTTCGGCAGCATTGGCTCGCTGATCCCGCGCAAGGCGACGCATCACACTCTGCAGGCGCTCAGCGCCTTTCGCCGCGCCTCGCCGACCGTAAACTGGCATATGGTGGTGGTCGGCACCGGCCCTGAGCTGGAAAACCTGCAGCAGCTGGCGGCGCGGGAAGGCATCGCCGATCGCGTCATCTTCACTGGCTTTCGCAACAACCCGCTCGATTATCTGGCGGCGATGGATGTCTTTGTGCTGGCGTCACGCAGCGAAGGCCTGCCACGCGTGGTCCTGGAAGCGATGCTGGTTAACACCGCAGTGATCGGCTCGCGCGTAGTGGGCACCGCCGAACTGGTTGATGACGGGCGCACCGGTCTGCTGTTTGACTATGGTGATACGGCGCGGCTCTGCGCGCATATGCAGGCGCTCTCCCAGGATAACGCTTTGCGCCAGCAGCTGATATCCCAGGCGAATGCCAACGTTAAGGCTCATTACGCTATCGAACATTATGTCGCAGGCGTCGAAGCGCTCCTGCAGAGCGTGGCAAAGGAACCCCTACCGCATGTTTAACTTTCTTAACCCGCAATACCGCTATATCACCTCTCGCCATAATATCCCTTACGCCCAGGCGGATGTGCAGGGCAACCTGCCCGTGACCTCCGTGGTGATCCCCTGCACCGGCGCCGATTTTATTGAAGAAGCGGAGCTGAGCGCGCTGTTCGCCGCCCGCTATGCCAGACAGGCCGAAGAGATTGTGATCGTCAGCGACCAGCCTGCCACGCTGTTTCGCCATCTGCCGGAAAAAACCCGCGTGGTCACGCTGGATGTGCCGCTGCGTGAGGAGAACTACCGCTATAAGCAGATCTACCGCAGCCGTTTAATTAAAATACAGGCCCCGCTGTACGCCGCTACTGATGCGATCTTAATGATTGATTCTGATTTAAACCTGTTGCAGATGCCGGATATCCGTCCAAAAGATGGTCATCTCTATTCCAGTTTCCGTCAGGGGAAAATGGCGGCGAAGCTGGAAGGCGCGTCAGCGGAAAACCGGCCGGCCTATTACCGCAACAGCATCCGCCCCTATCTGGTCGATCACGTGAACAGCGCGTTTTTGGTCGCCACACGCAACACCTGGCAGCGGCTCTGCCCTTTATGGAAAGCGCTGTTTAATGACACCTGGCACTTGATGGATGACACGCAGCCGCCGACGGATCAACTGCCGCTGGCGCTGTTATTAGATATGCTTGATGTCAAAACGGTCAATCTGGGTGACTGGGTAAACTGGCCGGTCTCCAAACGGATTGGCGGGCAGGAAGCGGTAATCCCGAAAGAGGTAATTGGCGCACATGGCGGCTTTCCGCTGTCAGAGTGGCAGAAATATCTCCAGTCCGCTGACGCCCCGCTGCTGTTTAAAGGCCAGGACTATACGCGCAAAGTGCGTTACCTGACCGACGCTGAGAAAAAACAGTAAGCTGCTGCCCCCGCAACGCCTGGTGCGTTGCGGGTTACGCCTGACGGGATCACTCCCAGCTTAACACCACCTTGCCCGAACGCCCGGAGCGCATCTCATCAAAGCCCTGCTGGAACGCATCGATAGCATAGCGATGGGTAATAATCGGCGTCAGGTCGAGCCCTGACTGGATCAGCGCCGCCATCTTATACCAGGTTTCAAACATCTCCCGGCCATAAATGCCCTTGATAAACAGCCCTTTGAAAATCACCTGATTCCAGTCGATCGCCATATCCGACGGTGGAATGCCCAGCAGCGCGATGCGGCCGCCGTGATTCATCGCCTCCAGCATTGCGCGGAACGCCGGCGGCGCGCCTGACATCTCAAGACCGACATCAAAGCCCTCGGTCATGCCCAGCTCGCGCATTACCTGCGACAGCGATTCGCGGCTGACATCGACCGCACGCGTAACACCCATCTGGCGCGCCAGCTCAAGGCGGTACGCGTTAACATCGGTGATCACCACATGACGCGCGCCCACATGTTTGCACACCGCCGCCGCCATAATGCCGATCGGCCCGGCGCCGGTAATCAGCACATCTTCGCCGACCAGATCGAACGAGAGCGCGGTATGCACTGCGTTGCCGAAAGGATCGAAAATCGCCGCCAGCTCATCCGGGATATTTTCCGGAATTTTAAATGCGTTAAAGGCGGGGATGACCAGATATTCGGCGAAACAGCCCTGACGGTTTACGCCAACGCCGACGGTGTTGCGGCAAAGGTGAGTGCGGCCGGCGCGGCAGTTGCGGCAGTGCCCGCAGGTAATATGCCCTTCGCCGGAAACGCGATCGCCGACGGAAAAGCCTTTGACCTCTTGCCCCATTGCCACCACCTCGCCCACATACTCATGACCAACAATCATCGGCACCGGTATGGTTTTCCGCGACCACTCATCCCAGTTATAGATATGAATATCGGTGCCGCAAATGGCGGTTTTGCGGATTTTAATCAGCAGATCGTTGTGGCCAGGCTCAGGGATCGGCGCATCCGTCACCATCCAGATCC
This DNA window, taken from Mixta gaviniae, encodes the following:
- a CDS encoding glycosyltransferase, which encodes MTQPRQKILLLDNGREWGGGTNSMLELLKRVDRDRFDITCCFYYNYQRGEGETIESVLTALGIPVVFIPQRKQPLSAKLQKELLRALLFFSRPLKKRVTDAIDRSWRVAPNARSLRELLLQGGYQTLYMNNQPSTNVEGYLAVKDLPVGLVQHCRIEPQLTPSLVEMINQRVDAIIAVSHGVSQTLRDGGVDAARCFTVSNAIDIHQPLPDRATVRARLGLPTDSFLFGSIGSLIPRKATHHTLQALSAFRRASPTVNWHMVVVGTGPELENLQQLAAREGIADRVIFTGFRNNPLDYLAAMDVFVLASRSEGLPRVVLEAMLVNTAVIGSRVVGTAELVDDGRTGLLFDYGDTARLCAHMQALSQDNALRQQLISQANANVKAHYAIEHYVAGVEALLQSVAKEPLPHV
- the tdh gene encoding L-threonine 3-dehydrogenase, encoding MKALAKLKATEGIWMVTDAPIPEPGHNDLLIKIRKTAICGTDIHIYNWDEWSRKTIPVPMIVGHEYVGEVVAMGQEVKGFSVGDRVSGEGHITCGHCRNCRAGRTHLCRNTVGVGVNRQGCFAEYLVIPAFNAFKIPENIPDELAAIFDPFGNAVHTALSFDLVGEDVLITGAGPIGIMAAAVCKHVGARHVVITDVNAYRLELARQMGVTRAVDVSRESLSQVMRELGMTEGFDVGLEMSGAPPAFRAMLEAMNHGGRIALLGIPPSDMAIDWNQVIFKGLFIKGIYGREMFETWYKMAALIQSGLDLTPIITHRYAIDAFQQGFDEMRSGRSGKVVLSWE